The Paramisgurnus dabryanus chromosome 1, PD_genome_1.1, whole genome shotgun sequence genome includes a window with the following:
- the taco1 gene encoding translational activator of cytochrome c oxidase 1: MLGEMMQRAFTQAVRFSSALQCPVLHSYRWLHTNPALFAGHNKWSKVKDIKIPKDAARARLIAKYTMMIRIAVREGGPNPEFNIGLAQLLEQCRNKNFPKATVEGAIKGAKSKPGMQHLYEATGPGGCTLLIEILTDNNTRSHQEIKRIMTKHGGALCEGGRRNFDRKGVVSASRDDITFEKALDLAIEAGAEDVQETEDEEERPILQFICDMASMKAVRSALESLGVHTLSSGMEFISHTPSLLNQTQLETASSLLEALNDSPDVVRVWDNIQAQN, from the exons ATGTTAGGAGAAATGATGCAGAGAGCTTTCACACAGGCAGTGAGATTTTCTTCGGCTCTGCAGTGTCCAGTCCTACATTCATACAGATGGCTGCACACGAACCCTGCGCTCTTTGCTGGACATAACAAATGGTCCAAAGTAAAGGACATTAAAATACCTAAAGATGCTGCTCGAGCCCGGTTGATCGCCAAGTACACCATGATGATTCGGATCGCAGTCAGAG AGGGAGGACCCAATCCAGAATTTAACATTGGCTTGGCACAACTTTTGGAACAGTGCCGGAACAAGAATTTCCCGAAAGCCACTGTAGAAGGAGCAATAAAAGGAGCT AAGTCTAAACCAGGAATGCAGCATCTCTATGAGGCCACAGGTCCAGGTGGCTGCACGTTACTTATCGAGATTTTGACTGACAACAACACACGATCCCATCAAGAAATAAAGCGTATCATGACTAAACATGG TGGGGCGCTATGTGAAGGAGGACGTCGTAACTTTGACAGGAAAGGTGTTGTGTCAGCATCCAGAGATGACATTACTTTTGAAAAAGCTCTAGATTTAGCCATTGAGGCAGGTGCTGAAGATGTACAGGAGACTGAGGATGAGGAGGAGAGACCTATACTACAG tttatttgtgATATGGCGTCAATGAAGGCTGTTCGGAGCGCTCTAGAAAGTCTGGGGGTTCACACACTTTCATCCGGTATGGAGTTTATTTCTCACACGCCATCTCTCTTGAATCAGACTCAGTTGGAGACAGCATCATCCCTGCTGGAGGCTCTCAATGACAGCCCTGATGTGGTTCGAGTGTGGGATAACATCCAGGCACAGAATTAG